A genomic region of Ficedula albicollis isolate OC2 chromosome 12, FicAlb1.5, whole genome shotgun sequence contains the following coding sequences:
- the PDE12 gene encoding 2',5'-phosphodiesterase 12 produces the protein GGLFSRDGAAVAEDVPNAAAWQDGAVLHIGDARYRVERNPPALTELRLPRSLLAGFPVCPKVSAEFAAPQHCLFRWFREQRPAGGGEAAGEAWVETAAAERVFTPSNALVGLRLKLRCTPGDGEQRYGPAREVESSSPVEAGPGACTFDSRHLYTKKVCGHGSVRAVSYNILADTYAQTEFSRTVLYPYCAPYALEIDYRQNLLKKELAGYSADLICLQEVDKSVFLDSLAPALDAFGLEGLFRIKEKQHEGLATFYRRDKFSLLSQHDIAFSEALLSEPLHKELCEQLAKYPLVQEKVLQRSSVLQVSVLQSTTDPSRKLCVANTHLYWHPKGGNIRLIQIAVAMSHIKHVACDLYPSIPVIFCGDFNSTPSSGTYSFISTGGIAEDHEDWVSNGEEERCSMSLSHPFKLLSACGEPAYTNYVGGFHGCLDYIFIDRNALEVEQVIPLPSHEEITTHQALPSVSHPSDHIALICDLKWK, from the exons ggggggctgttcTCCCGCGACGGCGCGGCGGTGGCGGAGGACGTGCCGAACGCGGCTGCCTGGCAGGACGGCGCCGTGCTGCACATCGGGGACGCGCGGTACCGCGTGGAGCGCAACCCGCCCGCGCTCACCGAGCTCCGCCTGCCGCGCTCGCTCCTCGCCGGCTTCCCCGTGTGCCCCAAGGTGAGCGCCGAGTTCGCCGCGCCGCAGCACTGCCTGTTCCGCTGGTTCCGCGAGCAGCGCCCCGCGGGCGGCGGGGAGGCGGCTGGGGAGGCCTGGGTGGAGACGGCGGCGGCCGAGCGCGTGTTCACGCCGTCGAACGCGCTGGTGGGGCTGCGGCTGAAGCTGCGCTGCACGCCCGGGGACGGGGAGCAGCGCTACGGCCCGGCCCGCGAG gtggagagcagcagccccgtGGAGGCCGGGCCCGGCGCCTGCACCTTCGACTCCCGGCACCTGTACACCAAGAAGGTTTGCGGCCACGGATCCGTCCGCGCTGTCTCCTACAACATCCTGGCCGACACGTACGCGCAGACCGAGTTCTCCCGCACCGTGTTGTACCCCTACTGCGCTCCCTACGCCCTGGAGATCGACTACCGCCAGAACCTGCTCAAGAAGGAGTTGGCGGGCTACAGCGCCGACCTCATCTGCTTGCAAGAGGTGGATAAATCTGTCTTCCTGGACAGCTTGGCCCCGGCGCTAGATGCTTTTGGACTGGAGGGGCTGTTCAGGATTAAGGAGAAGCAGCACGAAGGCCTGGCCACTTTCTATCGCAGGGACAAGTTCAGCCTCCTCAGCCAGCACGATATCGCTTTCAGCGAAGCTCTGCTCTCTGAGCCGCTGCACAaggagctgtgtgagcagctggCCAAGTACCCCCTGGTGCAGGAGAAGGTGCTGCAGAGATCATCTGTGCTGCAG GTTTCGGTTCTTCAGTCTACAACTGATCCTTCCAGGAAGCTTTGTGTAGCAAATACCCACCTATACTGGCACCCCAAAG GTGGGAACATCCGGCTGATCCAAATCGCTGTAGCCATGTCTCACATCAAGCACGTAGCCTGTGACTtgtatcccagtatcccagtcATATTCTGTGGAGATTTTAATAGCACACCCTCGTCGGGAACTTACAGTTTCATCAGCACTGGTGGCATTGCTGAAGATCATGAAGACTGGGTCTCAAATGGGGAGGAAGAAAGGTGCAGTATGTCTCTAAGCCATCCTTTCAAACTGCTAAGTGCTTGTGGAGAACCTGCTTATACAAACTATGTCGGTGGGTTTCATGGATGTCTGGACTACATTTTCATTGACAGAAATGCTCTAGAGGTTGAACAAGTCATTCCATTGCCAAGTCATGAAGAAATAACAACCCATCAGGCTTTACCAAGTGTTTCACATCCTTCTGATCATATAGCACTAATATGTGACTTGAAGTGGAAATAG
- the ARF4 gene encoding ADP-ribosylation factor 4 yields the protein MMEKKELWDRAECVKVRLAIFLFFLVGLDAAGKTTILYKLKLGEIVTTIPTIGFNVETVEYKNICFTVWDVGGQDKIRPLWRHYFQNTQGLIFVVDSNDRERIQEAAEELQKMLQEDELRDAVLLLFANKQDLPNAMAISEMTDKLGLQSLRNRTWYVQATCATQGTGLYEGLDWLSNELSKR from the exons caatttttctcttctttctagTTGGTTTGGATGCTGCTGGTAAGACAACCATTCTTTATAAACTGAAACTAGGAGAAATTGTCACCACAATTCCCACTATTG GTTTTAATGTGGAGACGGTAGAatataaaaacatttgtttcaCAGTTTGGGATGTTGGTGGTCAAGATAAAATTAGACCTCTTTGGAGGCATTATTTCCAAAACACACAG GGCCTCATTTTTGTGGTAGACAGCAATGACAGAGAGAGAAtccaagaagcagcagaagagctgcagaaaatg cttCAGGAGGATGAGCTGCGAGATGCCGTGCTGCTTCTGTTCGCAAACAAACAGGATCTGCCAAATGCCATGGCAATCAGTGAAATGACAGATAAACTAGGCCTTCAGTCTCTGCGTAACAGAACT TGGTATGTCCAGGCTACCTGTGCTACGCAAGGAACTGGTCTGTATGAGGGACTTGACTGGCTGTCAAATGAACTCTCAAAACGCTAA